gaaacttaaataaacgtaagggaccaaattgatactttttaaacgtaagggaccaaatatataattaaggaaaaaaaatgtaacaaatgataaaacaacgaaaaaaacaaaaagggtGGGATGTTTTTACTTTACTTCAAATTTATAGATCTAAACACTATAATAGATCAAGTAGaagagaaatataaatatacatATTCCGCACATTCTTCATCAaaatattataagcttgtaaaatataataattctcctctatatcaaagatggataaaaTCAACAAAGACTATACAAGATTGAGAGAGAGAAGGaaacaaattaatttgcaatttaATGGTTATTCGGTCAATATTTTGTCGGCTATATTGGTTTCGAGTCGAGTCGCGGGTCCGTGCTCAACCctacaataaataataaataaactgtttttctttttttgacaataaataaattgtttttctaagtttttttttaccaaaaattattttcctaATTGTGAAAGTAAAGATAATTTATTTTCCTaagttagaaattttttttccgAGACACTCTATTTATCCTAGGTTAGAATTCAGAGTttggtctaactcatccttataaAACCAATTTGTAAGGTAATAATTGTTTCTTAATTATAAACTCATATTCAGATCAATTCACATATGATGTGGACTTCTTAACGATAAATAAGTCTAAGTTCAAACAGAAATAAAAACCCATATATTGGCAGCATATCAACATAAGTGTTTAATTTTAATCTCTCAAAATAAGGATTAAATGACACACTTTAAGACTGACTAAATGACATCCCACTTTGTCTTCAAGTCTTCAAGTAGCTTGAGACTGACTTGAAGTTCTCTGATGTCTTTAGAAAGTTCTCTGATGTCTTCACTTCTTTTAAATGCAGATTTCCCTGGTGTTGTCCGCGTGATTCCTAATAAAATTCTTAGTCTTCACACAACAAGAAGTTGGGATTTTTTGCGCCTAAAGCAAGATATAGTAACTGGTGTTCTTTCTAGGTCTCAATCTGGAAGAAGCACCATCATTGGCATCATAGACAGTGGTTAGTTTGAAATATCTCTATATAATAACTATAAgaaagtgtttgataaaaattataatcataAAGTCTAATTATGGTTATATAATTCTTTGCTATGTAGGTATTTGGCCCGAGTCTGATAGCTTTAGAGATGATCACATGGATAATCCTCCTCCTCGTTTGCGTGGTATATGTCAAGTAGGAGAAAGTTTTGATGCCTCTCACTGTAATAGGTTGATTCAAAATTTATTTCTAGTTTAGTATCCTTCTGTCATATCAGtaagaagtaaaaaataagcCAGGCCAAATGGAGTCTTAATCCGGTTATAGTAGATGCAAACTCTTAAGCATTACCCTTCCATACAATTGCAGGAAAATCATCGGTGCACGTTGGTATAATAAAGGATACGAAGCTGAATTTGGTAAACtaaatagtatttatttatttttatcaggAGCTGTGAATCAAGAAGTCTGAATGCAAACTCGAGGAAATTAGTCGAGCTGAGTCCAATTTGATTTAGCTCAACTCGACTCGTTAAAATTTAGTTCGATTTGAAATTCTACTCGAGTTCGTCACAAACTCTTTTTCTAACTCGAACTCGACTCGATTCAAACTCACGAACAACTCGATTCGGCTCGATAATTCAAATCATATGCATCAAAAGgcaaaaggcaaaaaaaaaaaaaaaaaactatgagaGCTACATGTGtttgttaaattttaaattcaaatataactATGGCCTAAATGAGCACAAAAATGGCTCATAAACCTCTTAATTGGTCTAAAAGCCAGTTAAATGAGTAACAAGTAACAACAGTATTGCCATAAAAAAAGTAACAACGGtattaattactccctccgatccgaaacaaaagtgaaatattttttggtgatatttataagaaactttgatcaATAACTCCCTCCAAATTTCGTGCGTATTGAAAAAAGTGAATGtaacaataaatttataaacattgtttgCGAGGAGTATTAATTTAGTATAATTGCCCCTATAGTAAATTATATAATAgtatagagaaaataaatttgttaagCATTTTTCGTATTCTCGTGAGCATAACTTAGTTAGTAGGAACATTACAATATACAGAGGTTAGAGATCGAATATGAGTTTTCACACTTATCAATTTTAAGGGATGAAATTCTAACAACTAGGCTACTAGACAatttattttagtgtttttgtAAAAAGTCATTAATGTATGTGaaatattttaaggaaaatCTTATATTAAAcgacaataaatataaaaaatgattattataATTAGTGTTTTTAATTGCCCTACGGCCAATTCCTTCTTCATCGTTTATACTCTGTCCAAAAGGCCTTATCCAGTGAAGCCATCACATCGCTTCAAGTCTCATTCGACTCATAAACAGTGCCAAATTGTAATACATCATTGATCTCGATGTTGATGAGTGTTGTTCATAAAAGCAATGACTCTTTGTTAGTACCTGATCTTACCTGATCAGAATGTGCGACCGCGGCGATGTTTGTTCTCGAAGACCCCTATTGAAATGGAGGGGGATTGTGTACCTACAGGCACTCTGACGCTCAAGTTAGTTAAGTGTGGAGTGACGGTTTTATGTGCTAAAATGATACATACCTTGCAAATGGCAATGAGGTGTGTATATATAGCCCTCAGCGTTaggccaaggcccttgatgacATTAATGACCATCAAGTAGCTGCTGTAAAACGGCTAGAAAAGCCATGATGAGCAGTTAATGTTCATCATTCCGGTGGACGACCGTTACGATGCGTCGAACGTCTTGACCGTTGGTGTTTGAGAGATGGAGTTTGTAGGTCGCTAGTTACTTGGGCTTATGCTCGTGGATTTTCCTCTGATATTGGGCTCgaggcccagtccagaacaggagcccccaaGTCGTTATGCTCGAATACGAGCATAATGACTTGAGGATTTGGATCCAGCGTATAGAACGTTTAAATTTTTACTAAGTTAAAAACCTCAAGCTTTGTCGAGAAAAGACAAAAAGCATCGAGCATACAGGTTGTCACCACACAAAGGTTATCGAAGCACAAACCTAAAAGTGCCGAGCATGCAAAACGTTTGATTCGACATTCAGAGGAAATTAAAACAATGCACACATAAAATCTAAGTCTGAATAAACATCAACGGAAAGATAAAATGTAAGCGAACACTAAAACGATTACGATTATAAGTCGACTCCTCATGTCACCATAAGCAATCGactggggggctcctgttctggacaaGACTTTTGGgttgaaccaagcccaatgtcAAATCCATCGGCCCAATGTCACATCCATTGGCCTATATATACGACTTTCACAAACCTCACAAGGTATGCATTGCTCTAACCTATACTGACTTGGGCGTCGGAGCGTTTTATGCATATACCCACCCTTTGGTGTTGCCGGTCGTCTCCATTGCTCGGATTTAAACCTCCAGCACATAGCATCCTTCCACTGATCTACCACAAGTGAGTTCTCTACCTCTCTTTTATCTCTACCGATAAAACTTGAGTTCTATTACGAACAGTACCtatataaaacaatttttcacCACATAATAAATCGCGCTATTTATCTTCGAGTCATACTTCAAAATGTTTACAAATACATTATCTCGTCTTGACACAGTTGTTTGGCCTAACTTTTCAATTAGTATGAGAGCAATTAGAAATTGATggagtggttttttttttaatttttaatttagctAATTTGTTTATTGCATAgacaaattaaattgaaaatatgggTTTCGTCCAAACATACATTGGAAAatcagaaaacaaaacaaaacgaaGTAGCGGGAAGAACTGTCCAAAAGTTAGCCACATCACGAGGCGCAATTAACGCGGCCAAGCAATGCTGTACTAATCACTGTTTTTTATTGTTCTTTATTTATTGAAGTTAAATTAATTAGTAACTTTATTAGGACACtgaaaaagttgtatttttttaacacaACCCGGCTAGTTTCCTCTTTCCTTGTTTTTCCATTTTGAATTTttggaaacaaataaaaactgaTAGCGCCAAAGTGTGATACTAATGGAGTGGAGTATCATTTTAAACTTCAAACACACACAAAATCATCCCAGCCGTTCATCTCTTATCATTAATATCACTAATATTAGAAGAAGCAATTCTCATGTAAGActtgattataatttataagagtGATACACGCCTCATCTTACAAACAGATTTTGTATGAACGAATTAcatctaatataaaatttaaaaattaataacattaaaaaatagtaatacaACTTGATTTGAAAGTTTTGTTCGTAATTGGtgtagattttgtaaaaataagttAGAATGCAATATAAAAGTCtaagaattaataaaagaaaaaatgacatTTGAATCCTAGAGATTCCGGGTTCGAGTCCCGCTAGTACTTTTAAAGAGAAGTAAATATAAATACATTTGCAAACGCTATTTAAATC
This portion of the Trifolium pratense cultivar HEN17-A07 linkage group LG3, ARS_RC_1.1, whole genome shotgun sequence genome encodes:
- the LOC123912691 gene encoding subtilisin-like protease SBT3.7, translating into MSLESSLMSSLLLNADFPGVVRVIPNKILSLHTTRSWDFLRLKQDIVTGVLSRSQSGRSTIIGIIDSGIWPESDSFRDDHMDNPPPRLRGICQVGESFDASHCNRLIQNLFLV